The Pyrenophora tritici-repentis strain M4 chromosome 2, whole genome shotgun sequence genome window below encodes:
- a CDS encoding Dimer-Tnp-hAT domain containing protein, with the protein MPPKKRVSDSAPSPRKRARGTASQPVAIDSQSYQSQPSALSPPPPYTHTFESRLRESQPEDAIVAPAEGSEQATLAPSSEAADDAVDEAFDAHLEDNYDGIDWGRLKLYTKPITTHQHKRSWIYRHGYRVALLKDPTRVFFICHWCFKHKLTDIGIGIYNTSAAVSSAARHLSEQKPGHRLVAPGKTPVASVYNALTTARVPISQAVANQINGFSKQRFRFAAVDWLVANNHPISEFETPAFRRLIAIANPLAEAALWKNHKSVSQYVIRLFDWLRPRVVHELSQSLSKIHISFDGWTTKGGKRGFLGIVAHYVNSDGKLRDLPIALPQLTGAHSGDRLAEVVLSILEQFSISERTLGYFVLDNASNNDTAVAAIAHELNFNPIHRRLRCGPHTINLIGQRLLWGRDADSYNNEGVDELADEAAFIKEWRKHGPLGVLLDIVNYIHTPQQYNLFEKAQRTAYRELPHDADDKLTILQPIKPVVTRWNSYFDCFERAIKLAPAINAYANTHIQNTAKEDIYADSQGKNRPAAPQWMRSDGLTAADWAVVTDYIEVLRPLKECTKRFEGRGEYSFGAIAEVIPTFEFLLTQLEARLLYYDCVVHDAHDEAPEDHLPINLRAALLKANEYYAKLDDSPAYYAATILHPRYKHYCDQAWAEKPDWLALNNLNFQALWADYKSLPLPRPCYTRAPKKPSNIDDAIDGIIDPTRGNTKEDEYEQWKREPIVGKGTDPIQYWFGLRDQYPNLSKMALTILSIPASSCECERVFSELGDLLEPRRRCISPELLAALHSVRRWRRAGFGGGDNDDMGQSKLTDEQMDVLYELSKWVGEDDDLDTWDDG; encoded by the coding sequence ATGCCGCCCAAAAAACGCGTCTCTGATAGCGCTCCCTCGCCTAGAAAGCGCGCGCGCGGCACTGCGAGCCAGCCCGTCGCGATCGACTCGCAGTCATATCAATCTCAGCCATCTGCTCTATCTCCGCCGCCTCCATATACACATACTTTCGAGTCGCGATTGCGCGAGTCGCAGCCCGAAGACGCTATCGTCGCGCCCGCCGAGGGCAGTGAGCAAGCTACGCTCGCTCCGTCTTCTGAAGCCGCCGACGACGCTGTAGATGAGGCTTTTGACGCCCATCTCGAAGACAATTATGATGGCATAGATTGGGGTCGCCTTAAGCTGTATACGAAGCCTATCACGACGCACCAACACAAGCGGAGTTGGATCTATCGCCACGGCTATCGCGTCGCTCTTCTCAAAGATCCAACCCGCGTATTCTTCATCTGCCACTGGTGTTTCAAGCACAAGCTCACGGATATTGGTATTGGGATATACAATACAAGCGCAGCAGTCTCGTCAGCCGCGCGCCACCTCAGCGAGCAGAAACCTGGCCATAGGCTAGTAGCACCAGGCAAGACTCCAGTTGCTAGTGTTTACAACGCGCTCACCACTGCGAGAGTCCCTATCTCACAGGCAGTAGCTAATCAGATTAACGGGTTTAGCAAGCAGCGCTTTAGGTTTGCCGCAGTAGACTGGCTCGTCGCGAACAACCACCCCATCTCTGAGTTCGAAACACCAGCTTTTCGACGCCTAATTGCTATCGCCAACCCACTTGCAGAAGcagcgctctggaagaaCCACAAGAGCGTCTCCCAATACGTCATACGACTGTTTGACTGGCTCAGGCCCCGCGTTGTCCACGAGCTGTCACAATCGCTTAGCAAgatccatataagctttgacggatggacaacgaaaggcggcaagcgcgggTTTCTcggtatcgtcgcccactacgtcAACTCAGATGGCAAGCTCCGAGACCTGCCTAtcgcgctgcctcagctCACAGGCGCTCACTCCGGCGATCGATTAGCTGAGGTTGTATTATCAATCTTAGAGCAGTTTAGCATAAGCGAGCGCACactcggttacttcgtcctcgacaatgcctctaataacgacaccgctgtcGCTGCGATTGCCCACGAGCTTAACTTCAATCCTATacaccgacgcctccgctgtGGCCCTCATACGATCAATCTGATTGGGCAGAGACTGCTCTGGGGCAGAGATGCAGACTcatacaacaacgagggAGTTGACGAGCTCGCCGACGAGGCAGCGTTTATAAAGGAGTGGCGAAAGCACGGGCCTTTAGGCGTACTTCTCGATATTGTCAACTATATCCACACACCGCAGCAGTACAATCTTTTTGAGAAGGCGCAGCGTACAGCTTACCGTGAGCTACCTCACGACGCAGACGACAAGCTCACGATACTACAGCCAATCAAGCCAGTAGTcacacgctggaactcatacttCGACTGTTTTGAGCGAGCTATAAAGCTCGCGCCGGCCATCAACGCGTACGCGAACACCCACATACAAAATACAGCAAAAGAGGATATCTACGCCGACTCACAGGGCAAAAatcggcctgctgctccacAGTGGATGAGATCAGACGGCCTCACAGCTGCCGATTGGGCTGTTGTTACCGACTATATAGAGGTTCTTAGGCCACTTAAAGAGTGTACAAAGCGCTTTGAGGGACGTGGCGAGTATAGCTTTGGCGCGATCGCTGAGGTGATCCCAACGTTTGAGTTTCTACTCACTCAATTAGAAGCTCGCCTCCTCTACTACGATTGCGTAGTCCATGACGCTCACGACGAGGCAcccgaagatcaccttcctATTAATCTACGCGCAGCGCTACTTAAGGCGAACGAGTACTACGCTAaactcgacgactcgccagcttactacgctgctacaatactccatcctcgctacaaacACTACTGCGATCAAGCGTGGGCTGAGAAGCCTGACTGGCTGGCGCTTAATAATCTTAATTTCCAGGCACTGTGGGCGGATTACAAGTCGCTGCCGTTACCGAGGCCTTGCTACACACGCGCACCGAAGAAACCGAGCAATATTGACGACGCGATTGACGGCATTATTGATCCCACACGCGGCAATACTaaggaggatgagtatgagcAGTGGAAGCGCGAGCCAATCGTTGGCAAGGGCACCGATCCTATACAATACTGGTTCGGGCTGCGCGATCAATATCCCAACCTTAGTAAGATGGCGCTTACTATACTCTCTATACCCGCttcaagctgtgagtgtgagcgcgTCTTCAGTGAGCTCGGAGATCTACTAGAGCCTCGCCGACGCTGTATATCACCTGAGCTACTAGCAGCACTACACTCAGTACGACGATGGAGACGGGCAGGTTTTGGTGGCGGCGACAACGACGATATGGGCCAATCAAAGCTTACCGACGAGCAGATGGACGTTTTGTACGAGCTTAGCAAGTGGGTgggcgaagacgacgatCTAGATACATGGGACGACGGCTga
- a CDS encoding HRDC multi-domain protein produces the protein MATLTPAVEPQWPCSFRLPENQDPNRRTFSPRLFRGPDNQPPQEFYSDNYDDSEKLASMFLNESVLGFDMQWIYPERKNNIPLQEAVSVIGVATESKIAVFHIGRHLGKRASEVLAPSLRKIIENRDIVKTGYSIIGDLARLRKHFGLQPRGAMELSYLNVLINEERMNFKTYYTKGGMGGLVNEHFHGYTLIKDSGQRKDWLSPMTANMKSYAAADPYAGIMLYYQDYYTFEEFLKKGFLDARELRLQPLHPGGNNPEAKWFFSMAEDHNVPKNLDPVSKNLYKLLLDGRDKLANHEGLHPREMIIDCALRTMALTRPQTAIDCEKLRGLNDDMRKDLAEYFSQIITKFERELQKERIKAAQQETAQPPQEPGTPNPSTPSSEPDAAIIKEEDSEGGATDEAPAPAAVPAMHTGLTFNMADTALDGDVAEGAGKEIKVEPVEPTEENKKWKRMRDQGLEEGGKKKEPRRSTRKRSG, from the exons ATGGCGACATTAACACCCGCTGTGGAACCCCAATGGCCATGCTCGTTCAGACTTCCAGAAAATCAGGATCCTAACAGACGAACATTCAGTCCAAGGCTCTTCCGAGGACCCGATAACCAGCCCCCGCAGGAGTTCTACAGCGACAACTATGACGACTCCGAAAAACTGGCAAGCATGTTTCTCAACGAAAGCGTCTTGGGATTCGATATGCAATGGATCTATCCAGAACGCAAGAATAATATCCCGTTACAAGAGGCAGTGTCAGTCATCGGGGTCGCGACTGAAAGCAAGATAGCCGTCTTCCACATTGGCCGGCATCTCGGGAAAAGAGCTAGCGAAGTTCTGGCGCCCTCACTGCGCAAGATCATTGAGAATCGGGACATAGTGAAGACTGGCTATTCCATAATAGGCGATCTCGCTAGATTGCGCAAACACTTCGGTCTCCAGCCTAGGGGTGCTATGGAGCTCAGCTACCTTAATGTGTTGATTAACGAAGAAAGAATGAATTTCAAGACATATTATACGAAAGGAGGTATGGGGGGACTCGTGAATGAGCATTTCCATGGCTACACTTTGATCAAAGACTCAGGACAGCGCAAGGACTGGCTCTCGCCCATGACAGCCAACATGAAATCGTACGCGGCAGCCGACCCATATGCGGGAATTATGCTCTACTATC AAGACTATTACACATTTGAAGAGTTTTTGAAGAAAGGATTCCTAGATGCTCGTGAGCTTCGACTACAGCCCCTCCACCCAGGTGGGAATAACCCAGAGGCCAAATGGTTCTTCTCTATGGCAGAGGATCACAACGTGCCGAAGAACCTCGATCCAGTATCCAAAAATTTGTACAAGCTCCTGCTCGATGGGCGCGACAAGCTAGCTAACCATGAGGGTTTGCACCCCCGTGAGATGATCATTGATTGCGCACTCCGCACCATGGCTTTGACTCGCCCCCAAACCGCCATCGATTGCGAGAAACTGCGAGGCTTGAACGACGACATGCGCAAGGATCTGGCCGAATACTTCAGCCAAATTATTACAAAGTTCGAGCGAGAGCTACAAAAG GAGCGTATAAAGGCGGCGCAACAGGAAACAGCACAACCACCACAAGAGCCAGGAACCCCCAACCCATCCACTCCTTCGTCGGAGCCGGACGCCGCCATAATAAAAGAGGAAGATTCAGAGGGCGGTGCGACAGATGAAGCCCCAGCCCCCGCTGCCGTGCCGGCCATGCACACTGGTCTCACGTTCAACATGGCGGACACCGCTCTCGACGGAGACGTCGCCGAGGGTGCCGGCAAAGAGATCAAAGTTGAGCCTGTAGAACCCACGGAGGAGAACAAGAAGTGGAAACGCATGCGTGACCAGGGGCTCGAGGAGGGAGGTAAGAAGAAAGAGCCCC
- a CDS encoding CDA1, xylanase-chitin deacetylase — MRFQDIGIAAMVAPLVAAHGGMEGVPKIFGLPRGLESDFKAPVAARVLRHASEPKGGLLETRQGGQNGRCGAAFGNAKCATGYCCSGSGYCGTTKDHCLAPDCQMDFGPACDANKAPGGATTRNDPRPQKGNVAYGGGGIYTCQKAGTVAITYDDGPYIYTERVLDQFATYGFKATFFVTGINNGKGAIDTTAAWSNVIKRMIAEGHQVASHTWSHADLSKISDAQRINEMVKNEMAIRNIIGKYPTYMRPPYSSCNAACQTTMKNLGYVISYFDLDTDDYNQLSNIQVAKDNFKRILDSTAGGPQSGDRLAIAHDIHEQTALNLTGYMLEYLKSKGYRGVTMGECMGEPEANWYRTSGEAPPANGGGSGNGGGSGNTPVSTDGSCGSGKGTCAGSTFGNCCSQYGWW, encoded by the exons ATGCGTTTCCAAGATATTGGTATTGCTGCTATGGTGGCGCCCCTTGTGGCTGCCCATGGAGGTATGGAAGGTGTGCCGAAGATCTTTGGGTTGCCCAGGGGTTTGGAGTCTGACTTCAAGGCTCCCGTCGCTGCTCGCGTGCTGAGGCATGCTTCGGAGCCCAAGGGTGGACTGCTAGAGACTCGTCAGGGTGGTCAAAACGGTCGATGTGGTGCTGCTTTTGGAAACGCGAAGTGTGCGACAGGTTACTGCTGCTCGGGTTCAGGATACTGTGGTACAACGAAGGATCACTGCTTGGCTCCGGACTGTCAGATGGACTTCGGTCCTGCTTGCGATGCCAACAAGGCTCCAGGTGGTGCTACTACACGTAATGACCCTCGTCCTCAGAAGGGTAACGTTGCGTACGGAGGCGGTGGCATCTATACTTGCCAGAAGGCTGGAACCGTTGCCATTACTTACGACGATGG TCCATACATTTACACTGAGCGCGTCTTGGATCAATTCGCTACCTACGGCTTCAAGGCGACCTTCTTCGTGACCGGAATCAACAACGGCAAAGGAGCCATTGACACCACAGCTGCCTGGTCTAATGTTATCAAGCGCATGATAGCTGAGGGTCATCAGGTTGCCTCCCACACATGGAGCCACGCGGACTTGAGCAAGATCAGCGACGCCCAGCGCATCAACGAGATGGTCAAGAACGAAATGGCCATCCGCAACATTATCGGAAAATACCCCACCTACATGCGACCTCCTTACAGCTCTTGCAACGCCGCATGCCAGACGACGATGAAGAACCTGGGCTACGTCATCAGCTACTTTGACCTTGACACCGACGACTACAACCAGTTGTCTAACATTCAAGTTGCCAAGGATAACTTCAAGAGGATCCTCGATTCCACTGCTGGTGGCCCCCAATCTGGCGACCGTCTGGCTATTGCCCACGATATTCACGAGCAGACTGCGCTTAACTTGACTGGATACATGTTGGAATACCTTAAGTCCAAGGGTTACCGCGGTGTCACCATGGGCGAGTGCATGGGCGAGCCTGAGGCAAACTGGTACCGTACATCCGGCGAAGCTCCTCCCGCAAACGGCGGCGGTAGCGGTAACGGTGGCGGTAGCGGAAACACCCCTGTGTCAACCGATGGCTCCTGCGGCTCTGGAAAGGGCACGTGTGCTGGTTCGACATTCGGAAACTGCTGCTCGCAGTACGGATGGTGGTAA
- a CDS encoding Aspartate-tyrosine-aromatic aminotransferase, whose protein sequence is MLSSRGRKYAALDLAASYKKDRGQLYDANHPRGLISFRNAENFLMHDEALDYIKTKCISSIEPESLTYHDGPFGSKRLRQAMASFINSRFAPVSALNKDQVTFVSGVTALNDVLSLCLTEGEEEGLLLGMPIYGSFAADLRSMSKCKLVYTPFRGVDQFGVRAVECYEWALQNAAKSGVKVKGLLLANPSNPLGQCYSREALEAILRFCNKYSIHLISDEIYALSVYDTDESRPGFTSVLSLDTTGLIDRSLIHVMYGMSKDFAAAGLRLGCLVTYNEELGNAVQSLARFHAASPVTDAIATVMLEDEEWHTQFLAKSARVLNEHQSIAAKGLDAAGIPYNRKSNAGFFLWIDLSACLKAREWDAEDELKLQLYNFGLEMSAGNAYHDEEPGKFRFIFSVDKDMLEEALRRVVEFYVTNRRS, encoded by the exons ATGCTATCTTCACGTGGCCGCAAGTATGCGGCGTTGGACTTAGCAGCGAGCTACAAGAAAGACCGTGGTCAGCTGTACGATGCCAATCATCCAAGAGGCCTCATTTCTTTTCGGAATGCGGAAAAC TTCCTTATGCACGATGAAGCGCTTGATTATATCAAGACAAAG TGCATCTCTTCTATCGAGCCTGAGTCCTTGACCTATCATGATGGACCATTTGGGTCCAAGCGATTGAGGCAGGCGATGGCCTCATTCATCAACTCTCGCTTCGCACCAGTTTCAGCTTTGAACAAGGACCAAGTCACATTCGTTAGCGGCGTGACAGCCTTGAATGATGTCCTATCACTCTGTCTGACCGAGGGAGAGGAGGAAGGCTTACTCCTTGGAATGCCAATTTATGGCTCGTTCGCCGCGGATCTCCGAAGCATGTCAAA GTGTAAGCTTGTGTACACTCCGTTCAGAGGAGTGGATCAGTTCGGCGTTAGGGCAGTCGAATGCTATGAGTGGGCTCTCCAGAATGCAGCAAAGAGTGGTGTTAAGGTGAAGGGACTGCTTCTAGCCAACCCAAGCAATCCTCTTG GTCAATGCTACTCTCGGGAAGCCTTGGAGGCCATACTACGCTTCTGCAACAAGTACAGCATACACCTTATCAGTGACGAGATCTACGCCCTTTCTGTGTACGATACCGATGAATCACGTCCAGGTTTCACATCGGTACTCTCACTGGATACAACAGGATTGATCGATCGTAGCCTCATTCATGTAATGTATGGGATGTCAAAG GACTTCGCGGCTGCTGGTCTCAGACTGGGATGCCTGGTTACGTACAACGAAGAGCTGGGAAATGCTGTGCAATCTTTAGC GCGCTTCCACGCTGCTTCTCCGGTGACAGACGCCATTGCTACAGTGATGCTCGAGGATGAAGAATGGCACACGCAGTTCCTCGCAAAGAGTGCGCGTGTACTCAATGAGCATCAAAGCATTGCCGCCAAGGGCCTCGATGCTGCTGGAATACCGTACAACCGCAAATC TAACGCGGGATTCTTTCTCTGGATTGACCTCTCTGCCTGCTTGAAAGCCCGGGAGTGGGACGCGGAAGATGAGCTGAAGCTCCAGCTGTACAATTTTGGTTTGGAGATGTCGGCCGGCAATGCATATCATGATGAGGAGCCGGGGAAATTCCGCTTCATTTTCTCGGTGGATAAAGATATGTTGGAAGAAGCGCTTAGGAGAGTTGTGGAGTTCTATGTGACCAACAGGCGCTCTTAG
- a CDS encoding GlcD, FAD-FMN-containing dehydrogenase, with product MKMWAPTIACTILLSTGLLAQKTFETPDIDVAEALLVNGVDISTIPELANRSTKSSTCFCSCQVLKRIFGSNKVEDRETLSYSAAINYFYAVQQRDAKPICIFRPEEALDVSSLILLSRLTQCPFAVRSGGHAAFAGASSIDGGITILFERMKQLTLSKDKKIASIQPGNLWFDIYKTLAKDNLTVAGGRVGDIGIGGLVTGGGISWIANQQGWACDNVASYEVVVASGRIVTATPTEFPDLYWALRGGGNNFGIVTKFNLETFPYGMMLGGTRRFAESSFPAAIDAFVNLGRNAAVDTKAAYYMAAGLIASSNTRLMLAELVYTDPILDPPIYEEYRNIPAISDGRKIDTLAHFTLKIESSNPKGFRQTFWTISCKLDRDMVKFIADVGFEEFEKLRDVADILPVNVFQVITVPQLEQMQKNGGNALGLSPSDGPILLCSLNTRWTNIKDDELVLKSHAKIVKTMQAEAKRRDLAIDYVYMNYASPFQDVISSYGKNAEKLRRIALKYDPTEVFQKLQPGYFKLHGPPNPIWP from the exons ATGAAAATGTGGGCACCGACAATTGCCTGCACTATCCTCCTATCAACAGGCCTACTGGCACAAAAAACATTCGAGACACCCGACATTGACGTCGCAGAGGCACTACTGGTGAACGGCGTGGATATTTCGACCATTCCGGAACTGGCAAACAGATCCACAAAGTCCTCCACATGCTTTTGTTCG TGTCAAGTCCTCAAACGTATCTTTGGTAGTAATAAGGTTGAAGATCGGGAAACGCTTTCGTACAGTGCGGCAATAAACTACTTCTATGCGGTCCAGCAGCGGGACGCAAAGCCGATCTGCATCTTCAGACCCGAGGAAGCCCTTGATGTGTCGTCTTTGATACTTCTTTCGCGTCTTACCCAATGCCCATTTGCAGTACGAAGCGGAGGTCATGCGGCATTTGCAGGTGCATCAAGTATTGACGGCGGTATCACGATTCTTTTCGAACGAATGAAGCAGCTTACTCTCTCCAAAGACAAGAAAATCGCTTCGATACAACCTGGAAACCTCTGGTTTGACATCTATAAGACCTTGGCAAAGGACAATCTTACCGTAGCAGGCGGCCGCGTCGGTGACATCGGTATCGGAGGCCTGGTTACCGGTGGGGGCATTTCATGGATCGCAAATCAACAGGGTTGGGCGTGTGACAACGTCGCCTCATATGAGGTCGTTGTTGCTTCGGGTCGCATCGTGACAGCGACCCCCACTGAGTTTCCAGATCTATATTGGGCGTTAAGAGGCGGAGGCAACAACTTTGGTATCGTTACCAAGTTCAACCTCGAAACCTTTCCTTATGGGATGATGCTTGGCGGAACAAGAAGGTTCGCCGAGTCCAGTTTTCCTGCAGCAATTGATGCTTTTGTCAATCTGGGCAGGAATGCTGCAGTCGATACCAAGGCTGCGTACTATATGGCCGCTGGATTGATTGCTTCCTCCAACACCAGGCTGATGTTGGCCGAACTCGTATATACGGACCCCATATTGGACCCTCCAATCTACGAAGAGTACCGCAATATTCCAGCTATTTCAGACGGCCGAAAGATCGATACTCTTGCCCATTTCACGCTGAAGATCGAGAGTTCGAATCCGAAAGGCTTTCGACAGACATTCTGGACTATATCATGCAAGCTGGATCGAGATATGGTCAAGTTCATAGCGGATGTGGGGTTTGAAGAATTTGAAAAGTTGCGAGATGTCGCAGATATTCTACCAGTGAATGTATTTCAAGTCATCACCGTCCCGCAACTCGAGCAGATGCAGAAGAATGGCGGGAATGCACTCGGTCTATCACCCTCCGATGGACCCATCCTTCTCTGCTCGCTGAATACTCGCTGGACCAACATCAAGGATGATGAGTTGGTGTTAAAGTCACACGCCAAGATAGTCAAAACGATGCAAGCGGAAGCGAAACGGAGAGACTTGGCCATTGACTACGTCTACATGAACTATGCTAGTCCGTTTCAGGACGTTATCTCAAGCTACGGAAAGAACGCAGAGAAGTTGAGGCGCATTGCACTCAAGTATGATCCTACTGAAGTGTTTCAGAAGTTGCAGCCGGGCTACTTCAAGCTACATGGGCCACCTAATCCCATCTGGCCATAG
- a CDS encoding Atrophin-1 domain containing protein produces MSPHRFIVLAITPDDPNIKTIKVKVRVSTLQEHSPLFSYIEHISHVPTTHITLPNTSPLVLTSLIHWLKTGNAPPHLSAASFPFILKHWVLARALGLWRYQNACIRLGLSAMQSKHSICEIETVKWVYENTHPGSTLRDFVIKIFCQRGGPVTKEVFSKGVEELGIVRDLSYWLWVLEKARGIPEKTLKKPDWTGELYPLPEFLVFDETGNQMPDKFHFVGDEGAFWGAEAVAKQLGLC; encoded by the coding sequence ATGTCACCACACCGATTCATTGTCTTGGCCATCACACCCGACGACCCAAATATCAAGACCATCAAAGTCAAAGTCCGCGTCTCTACCCTCCAGGAGCATTCTCCGCTCTTCTCCTACATCGAACACATCTCCCACGTCCCCACCACCCACATCACCCTCCCCAACACCTCTCCCCTCGTGCTCACCAGCCTCATACATTGGCTCAAAACCGGTAATGCCCCCCCACACTTATCCGCGGCCAGCTTCCCATTTATTCTCAAGCACTGGGTCTTGGCGCGCGCTCTCGGGCTCTGGAGATACCAGAATGCATGCATTCGACTTGGTTTGTCGGCAATGCAATCGAAGCATAGCATCTGCGAGATTGAGACGGTCAAGTGGGTGTACGAGAATACTCATCCGGGTAGTACGTTGAGGGATTTTGTCATCAAGATCTTTTGTCAGCGTGGGGGCCCGGTTACGAAGGAGGTTTTTAGTAAGGGGGTTGAGGAGTTGGGTATCGTGAGGGATTTGAGCTATTGGTTATGGGTGTTGGAGAAGGCTAGGGGGATACCGGAGAAGACGTTGAAGAAACCAGATTGGACTGGGGAGTTGTATCCTCTTCCTGAGTTCTTGGTATTTGATGAGACAGGAAATCAAATGCCGGATAAGTTCCATTTTGTTGGGGATGAAGGCGCATTCTGGGGAGCTGAGGCTGTGGCAAAACAGCTAGGTCTCTGCTGA
- a CDS encoding Zn-finger protein — protein MSLFDRDETEALAPLYEYVHATYGQPINNESIQSMEANETKVQSTTIQTHIEDTYTPGDRLSARPSKPRRAAQRRQAPRDGGFACKADGCDKVFNRQCDLNRHQKTHMVEKPHVCSTCSKGFLYPKDLQRHERQHIDPLLVLNLYRCDHPTCTNLDGFSRKDNLLRHKRNQHQMSPVAA, from the exons ATGTCGCTATTTGACCGCGACGAAACGGAAGCTTTGGCACCCCTCTACGAATACGTCCATGCGACCTACGGACAACCAATCAACAACGAGTCCATCCAGTCCATGGAGGCGAACGAGACAAAAGTCCAGTCAACCACTATACAAACGCATATCGAGGATACCTACACACCCGGCGATCGCTTGTCAGCACGCCCATCCAAGCCTCGCAGGGCAGCACAACGGAGACAAGCACCTCGTGATGGTGGTTTCGCGTGCAAAGCGGACGGCTGCGACAAGGTTTTCAACCGTCAATGCGACCTAAA CCGTCACCAAAAGACCCACATGGTTGAGAAGCCTCACGTGTGCTCTACCTGTAGCAAGGGCTTCCTGTATCCAAAAGATCTTCAAAGACATGAACGACAACATATTGACCCCTTGTTGGTCCTGAACTTATACCGTTGTGACCACCCCACCTGCACCAACCTCGATGGCTTTTCGCGCAAGGACAACCTTCTCCGACACAAGCGCAATCAACACCAAATGTCGCCAGTTGCTGCCTAG